From a region of the Candidatus Brocadia sp. genome:
- the sugE gene encoding quaternary ammonium compound efflux SMR transporter SugE produces the protein MSWIALIIAGVFEVVWAIGLKYSHGFTRLLPSAVTAFAMIVSFVLLGVAAKSLPIGTAYAIWTGIGTVGTAIAGIYLFHESRDWGRVCCILVILAGVAGLKILSR, from the coding sequence ATGAGTTGGATTGCGCTTATCATAGCGGGTGTCTTTGAAGTTGTTTGGGCTATCGGGCTGAAATATTCCCATGGTTTCACACGGTTATTGCCGTCAGCGGTTACCGCCTTTGCTATGATTGTGAGTTTTGTGCTTCTGGGGGTGGCAGCCAAAAGCCTGCCAATTGGTACTGCGTATGCCATATGGACGGGTATTGGTACCGTTGGAACGGCGATAGCAGGCATATACCTGTTTCATGAGTCTCGTGACTGGGGACGTGTCTGTTGCATTCTGGTTATTCTGGCCGGTGTGGCTGGTCTCAAAATTCTGAGCAGGTGA
- a CDS encoding transposase → MKSDPPPTGSGSKKRFGYSRDKRSDCVQVVVALVLTPEGFPVAYEVYPGNTRDTATLEEFLDRIEKQYGKFRRTWLMDRGIPTEEMLEKMRERGIDYLVGTPKGHLTRVEKPLLEQTWMRARGERPRESSSAGIGVLRLRGKP, encoded by the coding sequence TTGAAAAGTGACCCACCTCCGACTGGATCGGGGAGTAAGAAACGGTTTGGATATAGTCGGGACAAACGTTCGGATTGCGTGCAGGTGGTAGTGGCATTGGTGTTAACGCCGGAAGGATTTCCCGTTGCCTACGAAGTGTATCCGGGCAATACCAGAGACACCGCAACGCTGGAGGAATTTCTGGATCGGATTGAAAAGCAGTATGGGAAATTCCGGCGCACCTGGCTCATGGATAGAGGTATTCCAACGGAGGAGATGTTGGAAAAGATGCGTGAGCGAGGGATTGATTATTTGGTTGGTACTCCGAAGGGGCATTTGACGAGAGTAGAAAAACCGCTGCTCGAACAAACCTGGATGCGGGCGAGGGGAGAGCGTCCGCGTGAAAGTTCTTCGGCAGGAATCGGAGTTTTACGTTTACGTGGAAAGCCATGA
- a CDS encoding hydroxylamine oxidoreductase, producing MKKFGIGLCLSAMLFTSVAWAAEQPLKKETPPDLYEGTPDWYRAVYKDNVGLREGSGPFKDYFKPQMLDMYWQPNRHYEPMKNLDHSIFIEKERRDLCVTCHEEATPGVVRDWRSSGHKNPKSTPYLSARTSEIEKRTNRILNEVHCFDCHADTKTKQIRMPTGEVCGECHRPQFDDFLREREVGRPNHVQSWEANTIVPWYAEAARRGYLYGQHGCDLCHSGAEKCDVCHTRHKFSAAEGRQPEACITCHMGPDHPDAESYGESKHGVIYHKEEEHFDFTRPLSEVRPGKDYRTPTCQFCHMYEKHGRFIHNPVMKGIWRMGTIPPKNLEYTSSLKDYPYGIKIISDKIDIYSEENVAKRSYWLEVCAKCHSDRFADTYLKSLDEFMFQAHTLADRAQKIVEDLIADGYLYPSAADRDPYPLSDGIEKQLSPAFLGEPIYNAFKTLKGKFPVVGPILGVYGMFLQQQDNPSNIENMYNRLWFWYKLQGYKGTAHVQQDVSWWWGQAPMMMEFTKIQSEAARLRREGRIEKVTLTK from the coding sequence ATGAAAAAATTTGGAATAGGGTTGTGTCTGTCTGCGATGCTGTTTACTTCTGTGGCGTGGGCAGCCGAACAACCACTCAAGAAGGAAACGCCGCCGGACCTGTATGAAGGAACGCCCGATTGGTACCGGGCAGTGTATAAAGATAACGTTGGACTCCGCGAGGGTTCCGGACCATTTAAAGATTATTTCAAACCGCAGATGCTGGATATGTACTGGCAGCCAAACCGGCACTACGAACCCATGAAAAACCTGGATCACTCGATCTTTATTGAAAAAGAAAGAAGGGATTTGTGCGTAACATGCCATGAGGAAGCAACGCCGGGGGTTGTGAGAGACTGGAGAAGTTCTGGTCACAAGAATCCCAAGAGCACTCCTTATCTGTCTGCAAGAACGTCTGAAATTGAAAAGCGCACCAACAGGATTCTCAATGAAGTTCATTGTTTCGATTGCCATGCTGACACGAAAACCAAACAGATCAGGATGCCAACCGGTGAGGTATGCGGCGAATGTCACAGGCCGCAATTTGACGATTTCCTGCGCGAGAGAGAAGTGGGACGCCCAAATCATGTCCAGTCATGGGAGGCAAATACCATCGTGCCTTGGTATGCAGAGGCTGCACGAAGGGGTTATCTGTATGGCCAACATGGTTGCGACTTATGTCATTCCGGTGCAGAAAAATGTGACGTATGCCACACCCGGCACAAGTTCAGCGCCGCGGAAGGCAGACAGCCAGAGGCCTGTATAACCTGCCACATGGGTCCTGATCATCCCGATGCAGAATCCTATGGAGAGTCAAAGCACGGGGTAATTTATCATAAGGAAGAAGAGCATTTTGATTTCACCAGGCCATTGTCAGAAGTGAGGCCAGGCAAGGACTATCGCACCCCAACGTGCCAGTTTTGCCACATGTATGAAAAGCATGGCCGGTTTATTCATAATCCGGTCATGAAGGGTATCTGGCGTATGGGTACGATACCGCCCAAGAATCTGGAATATACTTCTTCTCTGAAGGATTATCCGTATGGGATTAAGATTATTTCAGATAAAATCGATATCTATTCGGAAGAAAACGTTGCCAAGAGGTCATATTGGTTGGAGGTCTGCGCCAAGTGCCACAGCGACCGTTTTGCCGATACCTATCTGAAATCGCTGGATGAGTTTATGTTCCAGGCGCACACCCTGGCAGACAGGGCGCAGAAGATCGTTGAAGACTTGATTGCCGACGGCTACCTCTATCCCAGCGCCGCAGATAGGGATCCGTATCCTTTAAGCGACGGGATTGAGAAACAACTGAGTCCGGCATTCCTTGGAGAACCCATTTATAACGCCTTTAAAACACTGAAGGGCAAGTTCCCGGTCGTAGGGCCGATATTGGGTGTTTATGGCATGTTCTTGCAGCAGCAGGACAATCCGTCTAATATCGAAAACATGTACAACCGGTTATGGTTCTGGTATAAACTTCAGGGTTACAAGGGCACTGCGCACGTCCAGCAGGATGTATCCTGGTGGTGGGGTCAGGCGCCTATGATGATGGAGTTTACAAAGATCCAGTCAGAGGCAGCAAGACTGCGTCGGGAGGGAAGGATAGAGAAGGTAACTCTGACAAAATAG
- a CDS encoding c-type cytochrome: protein MKPKVLLDKVGFWCATTVTSAALMLSIAPVTASAVTIPTEVTDLGKDTYKKYCSPCHGEEGKGDGPLARSMLPKPRDFTRGAYKFRTTPSGSLPTDEDIYRTISYGVPNSTMIPWDILTEEQRVSVIPVLKSFSEAFEVRKPDAPVTVGLPLRPTERALAEGKKIYEEKLECWKCHGVEGRGDGPSAAEQEDDFGYPIKPFDFTTGKFKGGNSAQDVYLRFTTGLNGTPMPSFAKELTDEQRWCLTYYVMSLVKPEETKR from the coding sequence ATGAAACCTAAGGTCTTATTGGATAAGGTTGGCTTTTGGTGTGCTACGACGGTAACAAGCGCAGCGCTGATGCTGAGTATAGCGCCGGTGACTGCCAGCGCAGTTACTATACCAACAGAGGTTACCGATTTAGGTAAGGATACCTATAAAAAGTATTGTAGTCCCTGTCATGGTGAGGAGGGCAAGGGAGACGGGCCTCTTGCACGGTCGATGCTTCCCAAGCCACGCGATTTTACGAGAGGTGCTTACAAATTCAGAACTACGCCGAGTGGTTCACTTCCTACGGACGAGGATATTTACCGTACGATTTCTTATGGAGTGCCGAATTCTACCATGATTCCCTGGGACATCTTAACGGAGGAACAACGGGTATCGGTGATTCCCGTCCTGAAGAGTTTTTCTGAGGCGTTTGAAGTCAGGAAACCCGACGCACCGGTTACCGTCGGTTTGCCGCTCAGGCCCACAGAAAGAGCGCTTGCAGAGGGAAAGAAGATTTACGAGGAAAAACTGGAGTGCTGGAAGTGTCATGGCGTTGAAGGCCGTGGAGACGGTCCCAGCGCAGCCGAACAGGAAGACGACTTTGGATACCCGATAAAACCGTTTGATTTTACGACGGGAAAGTTTAAAGGCGGAAATTCTGCCCAGGATGTTTATCTCAGATTTACCACGGGGTTGAACGGTACTCCCATGCCGTCTTTTGCCAAGGAACTTACCGATGAACAAAGATGGTGTTTGACTTATTATGTAATGTCGCTCGTGAAACCAGAAGAAACGAAAAGATAA
- a CDS encoding carboxypeptidase regulatory-like domain-containing protein, translating into MKQTRFFIILFAFFCCNFVPSKAILAGKNYTEKEVTDGGTVIGHVKYRGELTAVGLNLYRDWELSDTSKATSEKLIFSKINNGLKNAVVALPNISQGKKKALPVIRPIIDQQNNYFIPHVIAIVSGTTVDFLNGDEELHNIHTRSTRNQPFNLGTTYKQRISKKFDYPEIIKVTCDLHKNASAWIVVLDHPYFDMTDRNGYFEICDIPPGTYTFQVWHEELGNLEKEVTVQPKETTTIEFVYYEK; encoded by the coding sequence ATGAAACAAACGCGCTTTTTTATTATCCTTTTTGCATTTTTCTGTTGTAATTTTGTACCTTCAAAGGCTATACTAGCCGGGAAAAATTATACCGAGAAAGAAGTTACCGATGGTGGTACGGTTATTGGCCATGTTAAATATAGGGGTGAGTTGACAGCTGTGGGACTAAATCTTTATCGTGATTGGGAATTATCTGACACCTCGAAAGCCACTTCTGAAAAACTGATCTTTAGCAAGATAAATAACGGGTTAAAAAACGCCGTTGTTGCTCTTCCCAATATTAGCCAGGGGAAGAAAAAGGCACTACCTGTAATCCGTCCCATAATAGACCAGCAAAACAATTATTTTATTCCTCATGTAATTGCGATTGTGTCAGGCACCACGGTTGATTTCCTCAATGGCGACGAGGAACTGCATAATATTCATACCAGGTCAACCAGGAATCAGCCTTTTAACCTGGGCACCACGTACAAACAGCGGATATCAAAAAAATTTGATTACCCGGAAATTATTAAGGTAACGTGCGATCTTCATAAAAACGCGTCCGCATGGATTGTCGTCCTTGACCACCCCTATTTTGATATGACCGATAGAAACGGCTATTTTGAAATTTGTGATATCCCGCCCGGAACTTATACATTCCAGGTATGGCATGAAGAGTTAGGAAATTTAGAAAAGGAGGTAACGGTACAGCCGAAAGAAACCACAACAATAGAATTTGTTTACTATGAGAAATGA
- a CDS encoding Fic family protein, with translation MGEEAGQLGSTRSFETVEGALTYPEVSEKLAVSLAQILARLLKTPPHEIIITPEWLCRKHQELAGHLFPEWAGRFRTTNVMVGTLEPPAYYKVPLLVHSFCDDLAERLRHVDEGNLPDIAAFLAWVDWRFQWVHPFKDFNGRIGRLALAALLYKLALPPVETAPTEPEMRREYLEALRAGDAGNLDPLQKIWIRRLGEAI, from the coding sequence ATGGGCGAAGAAGCAGGGCAGTTAGGATCAACCAGGTCGTTTGAGACTGTTGAAGGCGCGCTTACCTATCCGGAAGTCTCAGAAAAGCTTGCCGTCTCACTAGCACAGATTCTTGCACGGCTTTTAAAGACCCCACCGCACGAGATCATCATCACACCCGAGTGGCTTTGCCGGAAACATCAGGAGCTTGCCGGACACCTCTTCCCTGAATGGGCTGGCCGATTTCGTACAACGAACGTGATGGTTGGAACGCTGGAACCTCCGGCTTATTATAAAGTGCCGCTTCTCGTGCACTCTTTCTGCGATGATTTGGCCGAGCGGTTGCGACATGTGGACGAAGGCAATCTGCCTGATATAGCAGCGTTTCTTGCTTGGGTGGACTGGCGATTTCAATGGGTTCACCCCTTCAAAGATTTCAACGGTCGCATTGGCCGCCTGGCGCTCGCCGCACTTCTTTACAAGCTTGCCCTGCCCCCTGTTGAGACCGCACCAACGGAACCTGAGATGCGTCGTGAATATCTTGAAGCCCTGCGAGCCGGAGATGCGGGAAATCTCGACCCGCTTCAAAAAATATGGATCCGGCGACTCGGAGAAGCAATCTAG
- a CDS encoding SEC-C domain-containing protein, whose amino-acid sequence MTRLPDSKVKQAILHPEREVRYVAIKYFSDSFSNDTGVMPVVIDAIEKYGWEHSYSIVGCASSLPQTDETIHWALNELSRGINKADMDQVNYFYNLSRVLAGADPGMLLQHKAEIMESGGLSADFKKNNMKRIDMLSWDGDVCWNALEDFCNVNKTKRYINEVNLGYAFQIIEALSRVGERYCDRIVSRLAEEIKDFENNPTKWMTPLIVALAGKMRLTSAVPLIIEKLKIDSDFLAEECMFALSRIGTDSVIEAVSDVFSDTDSHFRSYASGIFRRIHSDLSVKRSLAFLEKEEDYGIRTMLGMALLNNFAYDGLEIVRKLIIDEIYEPFITDLQEDLIIACTIMEERIPEYEEWKEAVGQRRAKAEERKRNFFGKLPRSGRDEGVDYHTSGDTTQNDQKTHTIFRDAPKIGRNEPCPCGSGKKYKKCCLGKA is encoded by the coding sequence ATGACAAGACTACCAGACAGCAAAGTTAAGCAAGCCATTCTCCATCCTGAAAGAGAAGTCAGGTATGTGGCCATAAAATATTTCTCAGACTCATTTAGCAACGACACGGGTGTCATGCCTGTTGTAATTGACGCTATTGAAAAATACGGATGGGAACATTCGTATTCAATCGTTGGGTGTGCGAGCAGTTTACCACAAACCGATGAGACTATTCACTGGGCACTGAACGAATTAAGCAGAGGCATCAACAAGGCGGACATGGATCAGGTCAATTATTTCTATAACCTGAGCAGAGTTTTGGCAGGAGCCGATCCTGGCATGTTGCTTCAACACAAAGCTGAAATAATGGAGTCCGGCGGCCTGTCTGCTGATTTCAAGAAAAACAATATGAAACGCATCGATATGCTTTCATGGGATGGTGACGTTTGCTGGAATGCCCTGGAAGATTTTTGCAATGTAAACAAAACCAAACGGTACATTAATGAGGTTAATCTTGGTTATGCGTTTCAAATAATAGAAGCCCTGTCAAGAGTTGGAGAAAGATATTGTGATCGTATTGTTTCTCGCCTTGCTGAAGAAATAAAAGATTTTGAGAATAACCCGACGAAATGGATGACACCTCTGATAGTAGCTTTGGCCGGTAAAATGCGATTAACGTCTGCCGTTCCCCTTATCATCGAAAAACTTAAAATTGACAGCGATTTTCTGGCAGAAGAATGTATGTTCGCATTGTCCAGGATTGGAACTGACTCCGTTATTGAAGCAGTGTCTGATGTGTTTTCTGACACAGATTCACACTTTCGGTCTTACGCATCCGGTATTTTTAGGCGCATTCATTCGGACTTATCGGTAAAAAGGTCACTTGCGTTTTTAGAGAAAGAAGAGGACTATGGAATCAGGACAATGCTTGGCATGGCGTTATTAAATAATTTTGCATACGATGGATTGGAAATCGTTCGCAAACTTATAATTGATGAAATCTATGAGCCTTTTATAACTGATTTGCAGGAGGATTTGATAATTGCATGCACTATCATGGAAGAAAGAATCCCCGAGTATGAAGAGTGGAAAGAGGCCGTTGGTCAAAGACGGGCTAAAGCGGAAGAAAGGAAAAGGAATTTCTTTGGAAAATTGCCACGGAGCGGGCGGGATGAAGGTGTTGATTACCATACCTCAGGGGATACCACGCAAAACGATCAAAAAACGCACACTATTTTCAGGGATGCTCCTAAAATCGGCAGAAATGAACCTTGTCCGTGTGGAAGTGGGAAGAAATATAAAAAGTGCTGTCTTGGGAAGGCGTAG
- a CDS encoding VOC family protein, giving the protein MELNHIGITNKNELQAIQFYQDFLGLEKTREMLLAPELSGQLFSLFQEIKVLVFEKPGLKVEVFISDFQHANPNFIHFGLMLDNFTEITEKAQRSHVEIIVGKHKEKTVYFLKDFSGNLIEIKQKS; this is encoded by the coding sequence ATGGAATTAAATCACATTGGTATAACAAATAAGAACGAATTGCAGGCGATACAGTTCTATCAGGACTTTTTGGGCCTTGAAAAGACAAGAGAAATGCTCCTGGCCCCAGAACTTTCAGGGCAATTGTTTTCTCTTTTTCAGGAAATCAAGGTATTGGTATTTGAAAAGCCTGGTCTAAAGGTTGAGGTATTCATATCCGATTTTCAACATGCCAACCCAAATTTCATTCATTTCGGCCTGATGCTGGATAATTTTACAGAGATAACCGAGAAGGCGCAGCGGTCTCATGTGGAGATTATCGTCGGAAAACATAAGGAGAAGACCGTGTACTTTCTTAAGGATTTTTCCGGCAACCTGATTGAAATAAAACAAAAATCATAA
- the guaB gene encoding IMP dehydrogenase, producing the protein MSSNGLDAKTFFEHEGGITYNDFILLPGYIDFSLDEISLETYLTRNIKIKRPVISSPMDTVTESRMAISMAMLGGMGVIHYNNSIESQAKEVRRVKRYENGFITEPVVLSPNNTIRDVDALKEAYGFSGIPITEDGTLNARLVGIVTKRDIDFEADRTKKVRDVMTTQLVTAPAGISLAEGNRILRESKKGKLPLVDKQGRLVSLMSRTDLLKNADFPCASKSKDKQLIVGAALSTREDDKERLDELVKAGVDVIVIDSSQGNSVFQINMIRYSKKKYPHIDIVGGNVVTVSQCKSLIDAGADALRIGMGSGSICITQDTLAVGRAQGSAVYHTAKFAREYANIPVIADGGIAHIGHIVKALALGASTVMMGGLLAGTSESPGEYFYEGGVRVKKYRGMASHEAMEKGGGKRYLSSEDRIKVAQGVTGTVVDKGSVINLVSYLMQSLLHSLQELGYRSIQELRNGIYDGTLRFEKRSQSAQVEGSVHNLYSFKEPHLGLLRMGR; encoded by the coding sequence ATGTCGTCAAACGGACTGGATGCAAAGACATTTTTCGAACATGAAGGCGGTATTACGTATAACGATTTTATTCTGCTTCCGGGTTATATCGATTTTTCGCTCGATGAGATCAGTCTTGAGACATACCTCACCCGCAATATTAAGATCAAAAGACCCGTTATCAGTTCACCCATGGACACGGTAACCGAATCCAGAATGGCAATCAGCATGGCCATGCTGGGGGGAATGGGCGTTATTCACTATAATAACAGTATCGAGAGCCAGGCAAAGGAAGTGCGCCGGGTGAAGAGATATGAAAATGGATTTATTACAGAGCCAGTCGTTCTTAGTCCAAACAATACCATACGAGATGTCGATGCGCTCAAAGAAGCGTACGGTTTTTCAGGGATCCCCATTACTGAAGACGGCACCCTGAACGCGAGACTGGTTGGTATTGTTACAAAGCGGGATATCGATTTTGAAGCAGATCGAACCAAGAAGGTAAGAGACGTCATGACCACACAGCTAGTTACTGCACCAGCCGGCATTTCCCTTGCCGAAGGGAACAGAATTCTTAGAGAAAGCAAGAAAGGCAAGCTTCCTCTTGTGGATAAACAGGGACGTCTCGTGTCCCTGATGAGCCGCACTGATCTTCTGAAGAATGCAGACTTTCCCTGTGCTTCGAAGAGCAAGGATAAACAACTGATCGTGGGCGCCGCCCTTTCTACCCGGGAAGATGATAAAGAACGCCTGGATGAATTGGTAAAGGCTGGTGTCGACGTTATCGTTATTGATTCATCCCAGGGTAATTCTGTTTTTCAGATTAATATGATCCGGTACAGCAAAAAGAAATATCCGCATATTGATATCGTGGGTGGAAATGTTGTTACTGTCAGCCAGTGTAAGTCGTTAATTGACGCCGGTGCTGATGCCCTTCGCATCGGTATGGGCAGCGGTTCAATCTGTATAACCCAGGACACCCTGGCGGTTGGAAGGGCACAAGGGTCGGCAGTCTATCACACGGCAAAGTTTGCCCGAGAATACGCCAATATTCCGGTTATCGCCGATGGTGGCATCGCCCACATCGGACATATCGTAAAGGCGCTGGCGCTGGGGGCGAGTACCGTCATGATGGGTGGTCTCCTTGCCGGCACCAGTGAATCGCCGGGTGAATATTTTTATGAAGGTGGTGTGCGAGTCAAGAAGTACCGCGGTATGGCATCTCATGAGGCGATGGAAAAAGGAGGCGGGAAACGATACCTTTCATCGGAAGATCGCATAAAAGTAGCGCAGGGAGTTACTGGCACGGTTGTGGATAAGGGATCTGTCATTAATCTCGTTTCATATCTGATGCAAAGTTTGCTGCATTCTTTGCAAGAGCTTGGATACCGGAGCATCCAGGAACTCCGTAACGGCATCTACGATGGCACCCTTCGTTTCGAAAAACGTTCCCAATCCGCGCAGGTGGAAGGGAGTGTCCATAACCTTTATTCATTCAAGGAACCACATCTGGGATTACTGAGAATGGGGAGATAA
- a CDS encoding CCA tRNA nucleotidyltransferase yields MIVKQSAIEVVKTLQERGYKAFFAGGCVRDMIMGKESADYDIATSASPQDVMKLFEKTIPVGAQFGVVIVAKNSHTFEVATFRTECSYRDGRHPDYVAFSTPEEDVKRRDFTINGLLYDPVTNEILDYAGGREDISQGIIRTIGDPIMRFTEDKLRMIRAVRFACRFQFPIHRDTQQAIIRLASQIHVVSAERIREEMEKILTGPNPHIGIKLLDELHLLHEILPEVSHMKGVRQPENFHPEGDVFVHTLLCLSKLVPLAEQGLDRPSFTLAMGVLLHDIGKTVTFEESDRIRFNLHEKVGADMAARICDRLKLSHAEKERVVWLVLKHLYFKDAQKMRLNKLKRLFANEGYPELAELCRIDALASSGDLSDYHFCQEMFNKLSHEEVKPKPLITGHDLIAMGLKPGPLFKDILTKIEDVQLDGNITTKEAAIEEAKALISQMNTIHK; encoded by the coding sequence ATGATCGTTAAGCAAAGTGCCATAGAGGTCGTTAAGACCTTACAAGAGCGCGGTTATAAAGCCTTTTTTGCGGGTGGCTGTGTGCGCGATATGATTATGGGAAAGGAATCTGCCGACTATGATATCGCTACCAGCGCCTCGCCACAGGACGTCATGAAACTCTTCGAAAAAACTATTCCGGTTGGCGCTCAGTTCGGAGTGGTCATTGTTGCCAAAAATAGTCATACCTTTGAGGTAGCTACCTTCCGCACAGAATGTTCTTACCGTGATGGACGTCATCCTGATTATGTAGCCTTTAGCACCCCAGAGGAGGATGTCAAACGAAGAGATTTTACCATAAATGGCCTGCTTTACGATCCTGTAACGAATGAGATCCTTGATTATGCCGGCGGGCGGGAAGATATTTCCCAGGGGATAATCCGAACGATCGGAGATCCCATTATGCGATTTACTGAAGATAAGCTGCGTATGATACGGGCAGTGCGCTTCGCATGCCGATTTCAATTTCCCATTCATCGTGATACCCAACAGGCCATTATCCGGCTTGCATCCCAAATTCACGTAGTGAGCGCCGAACGCATCCGGGAAGAGATGGAGAAGATCCTTACCGGCCCCAATCCACATATCGGTATCAAACTGCTGGATGAGCTTCATCTCTTGCACGAGATCCTCCCTGAGGTATCCCATATGAAAGGCGTACGACAGCCTGAAAATTTTCATCCCGAGGGAGACGTCTTTGTGCATACCCTCCTGTGCCTTTCCAAGCTTGTGCCACTCGCGGAACAGGGGTTGGACAGACCGTCATTTACCCTGGCCATGGGTGTGCTCTTACACGATATTGGAAAAACGGTCACCTTTGAGGAGTCTGACCGAATTCGGTTTAATCTCCATGAAAAGGTGGGTGCAGACATGGCGGCAAGGATCTGTGATCGATTGAAGCTATCTCATGCTGAGAAAGAGCGAGTCGTTTGGCTTGTCCTGAAACATCTCTATTTTAAGGACGCCCAAAAGATGCGTCTGAACAAGCTCAAGAGACTCTTTGCAAACGAAGGGTATCCGGAACTGGCAGAGTTATGCAGGATTGACGCCCTTGCAAGCAGCGGCGATTTGTCTGACTACCACTTTTGTCAGGAGATGTTCAACAAATTGAGCCATGAAGAGGTCAAACCCAAACCTCTGATTACTGGCCACGACCTCATCGCTATGGGGCTCAAACCAGGCCCTCTGTTTAAAGATATTTTAACGAAGATCGAGGATGTGCAGCTCGATGGCAACATTACAACAAAGGAGGCAGCCATCGAAGAGGCAAAGGCATTGATTTCTCAAATGAACACAATTCATAAATAA
- a CDS encoding hydroxylamine oxidoreductase, with protein sequence MGKLYLLIKQSFVNILLFTGAFIIPTLSAISFAVETRDTSPQATETPIAKTTATPQRIFGNMRFRHEMAELLGEKVGPDDSGDVYNAGGLASYYTGPKELFPGKGKFGELYRFLPMVRWYDPAYYYNADGFHPGSTVNGEFTNDQCVTCHNIENPGIVTQWKQSKHGTPPEGKDVVGCDRCHGKNHEKLIMPTYALCGECHEKQLKGHREGGRGSHAHAYHLELIDQGCQMEKPAEETAACIACHAIAENRCDGCHTRHRFSAAEARKPTSCGVCHSGPEQYEYEMYMQSYHGMVYQGEGQNWDWTKPLNAKNYVVPTCAYCHMSEGNHNILNMSTVYTYMGTSLVDRGAYRYKATRDAWINTCKGCHSPRFARDHLEAMDEAVKLSFTKYREAMVIVMALYTDNLIDPMPSDLAPDSRGHSTFSLLPGKGEIRKYNVSNIERLTYEMLVDIVGAIYKAKAHNAYYSPVYGYWEWAQDRWLIQIKDEASKLKRFAGIEEKVGIRHTSYPFWKHGEYTDMLLGWKRKEWGK encoded by the coding sequence ATGGGCAAACTTTATCTACTTATAAAGCAGTCCTTCGTCAACATCCTTTTATTTACAGGAGCATTTATTATACCCACTCTTTCAGCCATTTCCTTTGCCGTAGAAACACGAGATACCAGTCCGCAAGCCACCGAAACACCTATAGCCAAAACGACTGCCACGCCACAGCGAATATTTGGCAACATGAGATTCCGCCACGAAATGGCAGAGCTTCTGGGAGAGAAGGTGGGGCCGGACGATTCGGGTGATGTCTATAATGCCGGTGGGCTTGCAAGCTATTACACAGGCCCGAAGGAACTTTTTCCGGGAAAAGGAAAATTCGGAGAACTCTACCGGTTTTTACCCATGGTACGGTGGTATGACCCAGCGTATTATTATAATGCCGACGGCTTTCATCCGGGAAGTACCGTGAACGGTGAATTTACCAACGACCAATGCGTCACCTGCCATAACATCGAAAATCCGGGTATTGTAACGCAATGGAAACAGAGTAAACATGGGACGCCACCCGAAGGGAAGGATGTAGTTGGCTGTGACCGCTGTCACGGGAAAAATCATGAAAAGCTCATCATGCCCACGTATGCCCTTTGTGGTGAATGTCACGAAAAGCAGCTAAAAGGGCATCGTGAGGGTGGCCGCGGTTCCCATGCCCATGCATATCATCTGGAGCTGATAGATCAGGGATGCCAGATGGAAAAGCCTGCGGAAGAAACGGCTGCCTGCATTGCCTGTCATGCCATTGCAGAAAATCGGTGCGATGGATGCCATACACGACACCGTTTTTCTGCGGCGGAGGCGAGGAAACCCACCAGTTGCGGGGTATGCCATTCCGGTCCTGAGCAGTATGAATACGAGATGTATATGCAGTCGTATCACGGCATGGTATATCAGGGTGAAGGGCAGAACTGGGACTGGACAAAGCCGTTGAACGCCAAAAACTATGTGGTTCCTACCTGTGCTTACTGTCACATGTCTGAAGGAAATCATAATATTCTTAATATGTCTACGGTCTATACCTATATGGGTACCTCATTAGTAGACCGTGGGGCATACCGGTATAAAGCAACACGGGATGCCTGGATTAATACTTGCAAGGGCTGCCATTCACCGCGGTTTGCCAGAGACCATTTAGAGGCCATGGACGAGGCGGTAAAACTGAGTTTTACCAAATACCGCGAGGCGATGGTTATTGTCATGGCTTTATATACCGATAATCTCATTGATCCCATGCCCAGCGATTTAGCCCCCGATTCGAGAGGGCATAGTACGTTCAGCCTTTTGCCTGGTAAGGGCGAGATCCGGAAATACAATGTTTCAAATATCGAACGATTGACCTACGAGATGCTCGTGGACATCGTTGGTGCTATTTATAAGGCAAAGGCGCACAATGCCTATTATAGCCCGGTCTACGGATACTGGGAATGGGCGCAGGACAGGTGGCTCATTCAGATCAAGGATGAGGCGAGCAAACTCAAACGCTTTGCCGGGATTGAAGAGAAAGTTGGCATCAGACACACATCCTACCCCTTTTGGAAACACGGGGAGTATACGGACATGTTGCTTGGATGGAAGCGGAAGGAATGGGGGAAATAG